A window of the Deinococcus gobiensis I-0 genome harbors these coding sequences:
- a CDS encoding helix-turn-helix transcriptional regulator, which yields MTAILTATPSVPGGLTERTKHRLLDFVKRDGPLTAQDLAARLEVSVPAIRRHLTDLQDQGLVEARTERPSGRGRPQHVYALTERGEGAFPKTYSGLCVDVLRQVAALFGEDAVTQVLAARTAEQAQTLGAELPESLPLHLRAEVLARHLSEQGYDAVVDRVVEDGQETLYLVERNCPHLAVARQFPGLCAAELTLYEELLGTAVTRETRISCGQGCCRYRLG from the coding sequence ATGACGGCCATCCTCACCGCCACGCCCTCCGTCCCCGGCGGCCTGACCGAGCGCACCAAACACCGGCTGCTCGACTTCGTCAAGCGCGACGGCCCCCTGACCGCGCAGGACCTCGCCGCGCGGCTGGAAGTCAGCGTGCCCGCGATTCGGCGTCACCTCACCGACCTCCAGGACCAGGGTCTGGTCGAGGCGCGTACCGAGCGGCCCAGCGGGCGTGGGCGGCCCCAGCACGTCTACGCCCTGACCGAACGCGGCGAGGGGGCCTTTCCCAAGACCTACTCGGGGCTGTGCGTGGACGTGCTGCGCCAGGTCGCGGCGCTGTTCGGCGAGGACGCCGTGACGCAGGTGCTCGCGGCGCGTACCGCCGAGCAGGCGCAGACCCTGGGGGCCGAGCTGCCCGAGTCGCTGCCGCTGCACCTGCGCGCCGAGGTTCTGGCGCGGCACCTGAGCGAGCAGGGCTACGACGCCGTGGTGGACCGGGTGGTCGAGGACGGCCAGGAAACCCTGTACCTCGTCGAGCGCAACTGCCCGCACCTCGCGGTCGCGCGGCAGTTTCCGGGCCTGTGCGCCGCCGAGCTGACCCTCTACGAGGAACTGCTGGGCACGGCCGTCACGCGCGAGACGCGCATCTCCTGCGGTCAGGGCTGCTGCCGCTACCGCCTCGGCTGA
- a CDS encoding Mrp/NBP35 family ATP-binding protein — protein sequence MRDAVMSALSTVNDPELHRDLVSLGMIERAEVEGGHARIKVNLTTPACPLKGQIEREVREAVLNVPGVEAVSVEFGATVRPAAQPALPGVKHVVLVGSGKGGVGKSSVAVNLAASLAADGARVGLLDADVYGPSVAHMMGQGAAKVTANAERKMLPIEAHGVRFLSMANLSPAGQALVWRGPMLHSAIGQFVKDAAWGQLDYLVVDLPPGTGDVQLSLTQNVQVTGAVIVTTPQDVALIDAARAIDMFRKASVPVLGVVENMSYFVAPDTGHTYDIFGRGGSRKLGDYPLLGEVPLETGVREDADQGRPAVLAHPDSAAAVALRGVARTLAGQISVRAMHQDLASLPDQLTVV from the coding sequence ATGCGTGACGCCGTGATGAGCGCCCTGAGCACTGTGAACGACCCGGAACTGCACCGTGACCTCGTGTCGCTGGGCATGATCGAGCGCGCCGAGGTCGAGGGTGGACACGCCAGGATCAAGGTCAACCTGACCACGCCCGCCTGCCCCCTCAAGGGCCAGATCGAGCGCGAAGTGCGCGAGGCCGTGCTGAACGTGCCGGGGGTCGAGGCCGTGTCGGTCGAGTTCGGGGCCACCGTGCGTCCGGCCGCGCAGCCCGCCCTGCCGGGGGTCAAACATGTCGTGCTGGTCGGCAGCGGCAAGGGCGGCGTGGGCAAGAGCAGCGTCGCCGTGAACCTCGCGGCCAGCCTCGCGGCCGACGGCGCGCGGGTCGGCCTGCTCGACGCCGACGTGTACGGCCCCAGCGTGGCGCACATGATGGGCCAGGGCGCGGCCAAGGTCACCGCGAACGCCGAGCGCAAGATGCTGCCCATCGAGGCGCACGGCGTGCGGTTTCTGAGCATGGCGAACCTCTCGCCCGCCGGGCAGGCGCTGGTGTGGCGCGGGCCGATGCTGCACTCGGCCATCGGGCAGTTCGTCAAGGACGCCGCGTGGGGCCAGCTCGACTACCTCGTCGTGGACCTGCCGCCGGGCACCGGGGACGTGCAGCTCTCGCTGACCCAGAACGTGCAGGTCACGGGGGCCGTCATCGTGACCACCCCGCAGGACGTGGCCCTGATCGACGCGGCGCGCGCCATCGACATGTTCCGCAAGGCCAGCGTGCCGGTGCTGGGCGTGGTCGAGAACATGAGCTATTTCGTGGCCCCCGATACCGGCCACACCTACGACATCTTCGGGCGCGGGGGCAGCCGCAAGCTCGGCGACTATCCCCTGCTGGGCGAGGTCCCGCTGGAAACCGGCGTGCGTGAAGACGCCGACCAGGGCCGCCCGGCCGTGCTGGCCCACCCCGACTCGGCCGCCGCCGTCGCCCTGCGCGGCGTGGCGCGGACCCTCGCCGGACAGATCAGCGTGCGCGCCATGCACCAGGACCTGGCCTCGCTGCCGGATCAACTCACCGTCGTATGA
- a CDS encoding 2'-5' RNA ligase family protein produces MTPPGLNFSDPHQPLYSVVAWPPPQLDTWLRRKQEHLNVRGFGAPHLNLRAPFQTPLRSEALIGACREALTGQEAFGVRLRGWRRVPGIFFLECEPGEAIRDLHRRLLEVGPSSRGPHDGDGYRPHLTLALGVLPWAEDELWAAVQALTPPLEEFTVQALTLTREERGEVQELHTFPLGGAQEDAGED; encoded by the coding sequence ATGACCCCGCCCGGCCTGAACTTTTCCGACCCGCACCAGCCGCTCTACAGCGTGGTGGCGTGGCCTCCCCCGCAGCTCGACACCTGGCTGCGCCGCAAGCAGGAGCACCTGAACGTGCGCGGCTTCGGCGCGCCGCACCTGAACCTGCGCGCGCCCTTCCAGACCCCGCTGCGTAGCGAGGCGCTGATCGGGGCCTGCCGCGAGGCGCTGACCGGACAGGAGGCCTTCGGGGTGCGGCTGCGCGGCTGGCGGCGGGTGCCGGGCATCTTCTTTCTGGAGTGCGAACCCGGCGAGGCCATCCGCGACCTGCACCGCCGACTGCTGGAGGTCGGCCCGTCGAGCCGGGGTCCTCACGACGGCGACGGCTATCGCCCGCACCTGACCCTGGCGCTGGGCGTGCTGCCCTGGGCCGAGGACGAACTGTGGGCGGCGGTGCAGGCCCTGACGCCGCCGCTGGAAGAGTTCACCGTGCAGGCCCTGACCCTGACCCGCGAGGAACGCGGCGAGGTGCAGGAGCTGCATACCTTTCCGCTCGGCGGCGCGCAGGAGGACGCGGGCGAGGACTGA
- a CDS encoding bifunctional 3-deoxy-7-phosphoheptulonate synthase/chorismate mutase, protein MSQTHRTIDDLRAEVDQINRDLLKLLSRRGEVVAQIGHAKTQEGRPNHYDPAREDQQLKEIESLNAGPFTGAAVKAIFKEIFKASLALEESNDKKQLLVSRKVKSEDTVLDIDGVRIGGGEPPIIVAGPCSIESEEQMEQTARFLAAKGVKILRGGAYKPRTSPYGFQGMGVDGLIVGGRAARDNGMLFVTEVMDTRDVEVVAEHADILQVGARNMHNFALLREVGRARRPVLLKRGLAATIEEWLYAAEYILSEGNNEVILCERGIRTYEKWTRNTLDLSAVALAKQETHLPVIVDVTHAAGRRDLLIPLAKAAIAVGADGIHVEVHPNPATALSDNEQQLDFAGYDKFSDALSSMLKVPVTA, encoded by the coding sequence ATGAGTCAAACTCACCGCACCATCGACGACCTGCGTGCCGAGGTCGATCAGATCAACCGTGATCTTCTGAAACTGCTGTCCAGGCGCGGCGAAGTCGTCGCCCAGATCGGCCACGCCAAGACCCAGGAAGGCCGCCCGAACCACTACGACCCCGCCCGCGAGGACCAGCAGCTCAAGGAAATCGAGTCGCTGAACGCCGGCCCCTTCACGGGCGCGGCCGTCAAGGCGATCTTCAAGGAGATCTTCAAGGCCAGCCTGGCCCTCGAAGAGAGCAACGACAAGAAGCAGCTCCTCGTCTCGCGCAAGGTCAAGAGCGAGGACACGGTGCTCGACATCGACGGCGTGCGCATCGGCGGCGGCGAGCCCCCGATCATCGTGGCCGGGCCGTGCAGCATCGAGTCCGAAGAGCAGATGGAGCAGACCGCGCGCTTCCTGGCCGCCAAGGGCGTCAAGATCCTGCGCGGCGGGGCCTACAAGCCGCGCACCAGCCCCTACGGCTTCCAGGGCATGGGTGTGGACGGCCTGATCGTGGGCGGGCGCGCCGCGCGCGACAACGGCATGCTGTTCGTGACCGAAGTGATGGACACCCGCGACGTGGAGGTCGTGGCCGAGCACGCCGACATCCTTCAGGTCGGGGCGCGCAACATGCACAACTTCGCCCTGCTGCGCGAGGTGGGCCGCGCCCGGCGCCCGGTGCTGCTCAAGCGCGGGCTCGCGGCGACCATCGAGGAATGGCTGTACGCCGCCGAGTACATCCTCTCGGAAGGCAACAACGAAGTGATTCTGTGCGAGCGCGGCATCCGCACCTACGAGAAGTGGACCCGCAACACGCTCGACCTCTCGGCCGTGGCCCTCGCCAAGCAGGAAACCCACCTGCCGGTGATCGTGGACGTGACCCACGCCGCCGGGCGCCGCGACCTGCTCATCCCGCTCGCCAAGGCCGCCATCGCGGTCGGCGCCGACGGCATCCACGTCGAGGTGCACCCCAACCCCGCCACCGCCCTGTCGGACAACGAGCAGCAGCTCGACTTCGCGGGCTACGACAAGTTCTCCGACGCGCTGAGCAGCATGCTCAAGGTGCCCGTCACGGCATAA
- a CDS encoding globin codes for MTAPLSLGQGSLYDRIGPDALGALVRRFYVHVARDPLLSPIFPADLSLTAEKQFAFLSGFLGGPPLYHERFGHPRLRARHLPFVITPERGAAWLACMNAALRESPEIAPDDARELYAALARVAVHMVNAPSGAQET; via the coding sequence ATGACCGCTCCCCTTTCTCTCGGCCAGGGCAGCCTGTACGACCGCATCGGCCCGGACGCGCTGGGGGCCCTCGTGCGGCGGTTCTACGTCCACGTCGCCCGCGACCCCCTGTTGTCCCCCATCTTTCCGGCCGACCTGAGCCTGACCGCCGAGAAGCAGTTCGCCTTCCTGAGCGGCTTCCTGGGCGGGCCACCGCTGTACCACGAGCGCTTCGGGCATCCCCGGCTGCGCGCGCGCCACCTGCCCTTCGTCATCACGCCCGAGCGCGGGGCCGCGTGGCTGGCCTGCATGAACGCGGCCCTGCGCGAGTCGCCCGAGATCGCTCCCGACGACGCCCGCGAGCTGTACGCCGCCCTGGCGCGGGTCGCGGTCCACATGGTCAACGCGCCTTCCGGAGCCCAGGAGACCTGA